Genomic DNA from Candidatus Komeilibacteria bacterium CG_4_10_14_0_2_um_filter_37_10:
CTACCCAGTAGACCGTTTTTCATTTTATTTGATGGTAAATATTTTGAGTTTATCTACAGCTGCCAAGGCCAAAGCCATTCTCTGTTCATTGCTAGCATAAAAAGTATATATACTTTGTCCAGCCACTACTTTCTTACCATACTCGGCCTCTAAATAAATTCCAGCTTTTTTATCCAGCGGTGCGCCAAGAATACGACATAAGGCATTAATATTTTTATTATCTGTTTTGATTACCTCGCCTGATTTAGTTGCCTTGATGGAATGAGTAACATTGCCTAATTCAATACCTTCGGAATCTATTTTTTCTTGACCGCCTTGTGCTTTTATTATCTCTTTCATTTTCGACCAAGCTTTACCCGATGATAATGCCAGAGCTACTTCTTTCCGAGCTTTTGCCATGCCAATATTTTTCACCAAATTATATAGCTCAGCAGCTAACTCTAACGATTTCTCTTCTAGATCCATCGGCCGACCTTCTTTCTGTTGTAGTACGCGTAAGACGTCGCGTGCTTCTAGGGTTGGTCCAATACCTTGACCAATAGGATCTAAGCCAATATTTTTAAATACCTTGATCTTAATACCAAATCTTTTAGCCACATAAATAAATTTCTTTTCTAACATATCGGCGGTAGCCATGTCGAGTATTTTGGCTGTATCGCCCACTGGCATATCAATCACCAAATATTTGACGTTCGTTGCTACTTTTTTGGCCATAACCGAGACGATCATTTTGTCATAGGGCTCCAGCGATAGTGGATAAGTAACTTTTAACATCTTGTCATCTGCTGGCGCCAGATTAAAACTACCGCCCCAAATCATACAGGCATTAGTTTTTTTCACTACTTCTTTCATTTCCACTGCAGACAAGCTAACTGGTGCTAAAACTTCCATGGTATCAGCGGTACCGGCCGGCGAAGTGATTGCTCGCGAACTGGTCTTAGGAATCTTCAGTCCCAAACTAGCAATAATCGGAATAACGACCATCGTTGTGCGATTACCAGCAATACCACCAACTGAGTGCTTATCAACAACCGTACCACTATACTTAATTATCTCACCGGTTTCCGCTACTGACTTGGTCATATAATATAGTTCATCGTCAGTATAGGAATACAAAAAAGTCGCAGCGACAAAGTAAGCAATTTCTGTACTGGAAATACGATTAGTCGCAATATCCTCAACGATTGACCTGGCGTCTTCTTTGGTTAAAGGATGTCCTAATAATTTTTTCTTAATGGCTTGAATTGAAGCTGGCCTACCGAGAACAGTCATTTCCACAATTTCATTGTTTTCCATGGAGTTTTTCCGCCAAATTTCTTCGTAC
This window encodes:
- a CDS encoding thymidine phosphorylase; its protein translation is MVTPYYLKVKKLDFTAGSKLIVLINEEEAYHFGIHAGDKVSICWRGKKKLVVDINLSDKQIKPGEIGMYEEIWRKNSMENNEIVEMTVLGRPASIQAIKKKLLGHPLTKEDARSIVEDIATNRISSTEIAYFVAATFLYSYTDDELYYMTKSVAETGEIIKYSGTVVDKHSVGGIAGNRTTMVVIPIIASLGLKIPKTSSRAITSPAGTADTMEVLAPVSLSAVEMKEVVKKTNACMIWGGSFNLAPADDKMLKVTYPLSLEPYDKMIVSVMAKKVATNVKYLVIDMPVGDTAKILDMATADMLEKKFIYVAKRFGIKIKVFKNIGLDPIGQGIGPTLEARDVLRVLQQKEGRPMDLEEKSLELAAELYNLVKNIGMAKARKEVALALSSGKAWSKMKEIIKAQGGQEKIDSEGIELGNVTHSIKATKSGEVIKTDNKNINALCRILGAPLDKKAGIYLEAEYGKKVVAGQSIYTFYASNEQRMALALAAVDKLKIFTIK